In Alteribacillus bidgolensis, a genomic segment contains:
- a CDS encoding DUF421 domain-containing protein, translating into MLSFIGMLLLLFVVSIIVVRFMGKSALAQFTPHDLTAIFFIVAIAMAPIKVEGIVQSLIGIAIVVFVHVSLSKLSLYNQLNRFIIGEPTILIKHGKLIKSNLKKSHFSLSELLSSIRSKGYPDIQNIQYAILEPNGDISVMPKEEELPATPKMLGHEMEYRGFPIPVIVEGNIQHENLKLIHKDQQWLINEIKAAGFTTWNNIFYASVRDTNHSLIVDEGKG; encoded by the coding sequence ATGCTTTCATTTATAGGTATGTTACTTTTATTATTTGTTGTATCCATTATTGTTGTTCGATTTATGGGAAAGTCAGCATTAGCTCAATTTACACCCCATGACTTAACAGCTATATTTTTTATTGTTGCGATCGCTATGGCCCCGATTAAAGTGGAAGGGATTGTCCAATCATTGATAGGGATTGCGATCGTGGTTTTTGTGCATGTTTCCCTTTCGAAGTTAAGCCTTTACAATCAACTGAATCGATTTATAATCGGAGAACCTACTATCTTAATTAAACATGGGAAACTGATCAAATCAAATCTAAAAAAAAGTCATTTTTCTTTGTCTGAATTATTGTCAAGCATTAGAAGCAAAGGCTATCCAGATATACAAAACATTCAATATGCGATTCTTGAACCCAATGGGGATATTAGTGTAATGCCAAAAGAGGAGGAATTGCCAGCAACGCCTAAAATGTTAGGTCATGAAATGGAGTATCGGGGATTTCCTATTCCTGTCATCGTTGAAGGGAACATTCAACATGAAAATTTAAAATTAATTCATAAAGACCAACAATGGTTAATAAATGAAATCAAAGCAGCAGGTTTTACAACATGGAACAACATTTTTTACGCTTCGGTAAGAGATACCAATCATTCTTTAATAGTGGATGAGGGAAAAGGGTAA
- a CDS encoding DUF1657 domain-containing protein, with amino-acid sequence MTVASDLKTTVANLKSAQASFESFALATENEQAKQMYQNAAQQAQLLVDSVSPRVQQIEQEEPQYKE; translated from the coding sequence ATGACAGTAGCAAGTGATCTAAAAACAACGGTAGCCAATCTAAAGAGTGCTCAAGCCAGCTTTGAATCGTTTGCGTTGGCAACCGAAAACGAACAAGCGAAACAAATGTATCAAAATGCGGCACAACAAGCACAACTACTGGTAGATAGTGTATCTCCACGCGTCCAACAAATTGAACAAGAAGAGCCTCAGTATAAAGAATAG
- a CDS encoding ester cyclase — protein MPIEAMVAEGDQVAVYFIFEGKHTGIPFFGIPATEKNVRFSLMMLLRIIDGKIIEKRSHVDVHNILRQLGVNS, from the coding sequence ATGCCAATTGAAGCAATGGTTGCTGAAGGGGATCAAGTAGCCGTTTATTTTATATTTGAAGGTAAACATACAGGTATCCCATTTTTCGGTATCCCTGCAACTGAAAAAAACGTTAGATTTTCACTTATGATGCTTTTGCGTATTATTGACGGCAAGATTATTGAAAAAAGATCTCACGTTGATGTACACAACATTCTTCGGCAACTTGGAGTTAATTCCTAA
- a CDS encoding nuclear transport factor 2 family protein, translating into MSVEANKELIRRFYETIEQENYEALKDFCHKDFVFYPQIDTPFRGVEGLNLKRKTSMPFRALKCQLKQWLLKGIK; encoded by the coding sequence ATGTCAGTTGAAGCCAACAAGGAGTTAATTCGTCGTTTTTATGAAACGATTGAACAAGAAAACTATGAGGCACTTAAAGATTTCTGCCATAAAGACTTTGTGTTTTATCCACAAATTGATACACCATTTCGAGGCGTAGAAGGTCTTAATCTGAAAAGAAAAACTTCGATGCCTTTCCGGGCTTTAAAATGCCAATTGAAGCAATGGTTGCTGAAGGGGATCAAGTAG
- a CDS encoding MBL fold metallo-hydrolase, translated as MNIQHIRNATIVVEYAGKKFLIDPMLAEKGAYPPFPNAPRQDQNNPLVSLPTSIENIIQDIDAVIVTHLHPDHWDDAAKEALPKEIKIFSQNEEDATEIRNAGFQNVDVLQEDTVFEGIELIKTKGEHGRGEILKMAGLVCGIVFKHSSEKTLYVAGDTVWYNAVQEVIDTHKPEIIVVNAGDNQFLVGGSLVMGKDDVYEVHKAAPNAKIIAVHMEAINHWTLSREELKNFANEKGISSNVLVPDDGESYTY; from the coding sequence ATGAATATACAACACATTCGAAATGCAACAATAGTTGTAGAATACGCAGGGAAGAAGTTTTTAATCGATCCAATGTTAGCGGAAAAAGGAGCTTACCCACCTTTCCCTAATGCACCAAGACAAGATCAGAACAACCCTTTGGTAAGCTTGCCAACATCCATTGAAAATATTATTCAAGATATTGATGCGGTCATCGTCACTCATCTGCATCCTGACCACTGGGATGATGCTGCAAAGGAAGCATTACCAAAAGAAATTAAAATATTTTCCCAAAATGAAGAAGATGCGACAGAAATTCGAAACGCTGGTTTCCAAAATGTAGATGTTTTACAAGAGGATACAGTCTTCGAAGGTATCGAATTAATTAAAACTAAAGGCGAGCATGGAAGAGGCGAAATCTTAAAAATGGCTGGTCTGGTATGTGGCATTGTCTTCAAACACTCATCGGAGAAAACATTATATGTTGCTGGAGATACGGTTTGGTATAATGCAGTTCAAGAAGTAATCGACACACATAAACCGGAAATTATTGTCGTAAATGCTGGAGATAATCAATTCTTAGTAGGCGGTTCTTTGGTAATGGGTAAGGATGATGTCTATGAAGTACATAAGGCTGCTCCTAACGCAAAAATTATTGCTGTACATATGGAAGCGATAAACCACTGGACATTATCAAGAGAAGAACTAAAAAACTTTGCTAATGAAAAAGGAATCTCCTCTAATGTTTTAGTGCCGGATGATGGAGAATCATATACATACTAA
- a CDS encoding Lrp/AsnC family transcriptional regulator — translation MLDKTDILIIDELSKNSRITMKELGEKVHLTGPATSARVAKLEDSGVIEGYTIKVNKEKMGYSVHAIIHIFTKSTNHQPYLSFIKKQDKCVINNYKVSGESCYLLECKFPSNEILDEFLTDMSNYVSYKLSIVINK, via the coding sequence ATGTTAGATAAAACGGATATTCTTATCATAGATGAACTATCCAAGAACAGTCGGATTACAATGAAGGAATTAGGCGAGAAAGTCCACTTGACTGGACCAGCTACATCGGCAAGAGTGGCAAAATTAGAAGATAGTGGAGTTATTGAAGGTTATACCATTAAAGTTAACAAAGAAAAAATGGGGTATTCTGTTCACGCAATTATACATATTTTTACTAAAAGCACAAATCATCAACCTTATTTATCGTTCATAAAAAAACAAGATAAATGTGTCATAAACAACTACAAAGTCAGTGGAGAAAGTTGTTATCTTCTTGAATGTAAGTTTCCATCCAATGAAATATTAGATGAATTTTTGACAGACATGAGCAATTATGTGAGTTATAAATTATCGATTGTTATTAATAAATGA
- the ltrA gene encoding group II intron reverse transcriptase/maturase — translation MQALRYWDYYDMTDTFTDLYERSLEKQSFSRLFDVITSRENILLAYRTIKSNKGSKTPGTDGKTIADMKRWSEEELITEVRQKLENYRPKKVRRKWIEKDNGKWRPLGIPCMLDRIIQQSFKQVLEPIAEAQFYNHSYGFRPLRSAHHAMARIQFLINQANFHFVVDIDIKGFFDHINHTLLIKQLWNMGIQDRKVLTCISKMLKAEIDGEGIPTEGAPQGGLLSTLLSNIVLNDLDQWIAGQWEFFPLSKLFHSKVGERLAKKRTHLKEGYLVRYADDFKILCKDGKTAEKWYHAARLYLKDRLKLDISPEKSQIVNMRKRDSEFLGFTIRANKKGKKRVAHTGIKANKKRKIKEEAKKLIRRIKSSPSALNALLFNSFVLGLHNYFNRATHVNPEFARLSYDLGAFIYNHLRPVGKYGHPANPPPVYKKLYSLNYKTFEIAGVSLFPISDVKTVNTMGFSPKMTPFTKEGREVIHKRLRPDIQREIGVLMKSTLPNRSVEYMDNRISRYSMKMGKCEITGFELPATEVHCHHYIPLTLGGSDQFHNLRILHRRIHQLIHSTDKKMIDELKIRFQLTWSMIDKINRYREKCKLEPI, via the coding sequence GTGCAAGCTTTAAGATATTGGGATTATTACGATATGACAGATACCTTTACTGATTTGTACGAAAGGAGCTTGGAAAAACAATCATTTTCTCGTCTTTTCGATGTGATCACATCCCGAGAAAATATTTTGTTAGCTTATCGTACCATTAAATCCAATAAAGGATCAAAGACACCAGGAACGGATGGGAAAACCATCGCAGACATGAAAAGGTGGTCAGAAGAAGAATTAATAACGGAAGTCCGGCAAAAGCTAGAAAACTATCGCCCGAAAAAGGTTAGAAGAAAATGGATTGAAAAGGATAACGGAAAGTGGAGACCTCTCGGTATTCCTTGTATGCTCGACCGAATCATTCAACAAAGTTTCAAGCAGGTACTTGAACCAATTGCGGAAGCCCAATTCTATAATCACAGTTATGGATTCCGGCCACTCCGCTCAGCCCACCATGCAATGGCGAGAATCCAGTTCTTGATCAATCAAGCCAATTTTCATTTTGTGGTAGACATCGACATTAAAGGGTTCTTTGACCATATAAACCATACGTTACTGATCAAGCAACTATGGAACATGGGAATTCAGGACCGAAAGGTCCTAACCTGTATTTCAAAAATGCTGAAGGCTGAAATCGATGGAGAGGGTATCCCTACAGAAGGCGCGCCTCAAGGTGGCTTATTATCGACCTTATTATCAAATATCGTTCTCAATGATCTCGACCAATGGATCGCTGGCCAGTGGGAGTTTTTTCCACTTTCTAAACTCTTTCATTCCAAAGTAGGCGAAAGGCTTGCTAAAAAGCGTACCCATCTCAAAGAAGGCTACCTCGTTCGCTACGCGGATGATTTTAAAATCCTTTGTAAGGATGGGAAAACGGCTGAAAAATGGTACCATGCAGCACGTCTGTATCTGAAAGATCGTCTGAAATTGGACATCTCACCGGAAAAATCACAGATAGTAAACATGCGTAAAAGAGATTCAGAGTTTCTAGGTTTCACTATTCGCGCGAATAAGAAGGGTAAAAAGCGAGTAGCCCATACGGGCATCAAAGCAAACAAGAAGCGCAAAATCAAGGAAGAGGCGAAGAAGCTTATACGAAGAATTAAGTCTTCTCCTTCTGCTCTCAATGCCCTCTTATTCAATAGTTTTGTGCTGGGACTCCATAATTATTTCAACAGAGCCACTCATGTCAATCCGGAGTTCGCACGTCTTTCCTATGATCTGGGTGCGTTCATCTACAATCATCTCAGACCAGTTGGCAAATATGGTCATCCGGCCAATCCTCCGCCGGTCTATAAAAAGTTGTATAGCTTGAACTATAAAACGTTCGAAATTGCCGGTGTGTCTCTATTCCCTATTAGTGATGTGAAAACGGTGAATACCATGGGATTTAGTCCAAAGATGACACCTTTCACTAAAGAAGGAAGAGAAGTCATACACAAAAGACTTCGCCCGGACATTCAACGAGAGATCGGGGTCCTAATGAAATCAACTCTTCCAAACCGAAGCGTTGAATATATGGATAACCGAATCAGTCGGTACAGCATGAAAATGGGAAAGTGTGAAATCACAGGCTTTGAATTGCCCGCCACGGAAGTCCACTGTCATCACTATATCCCACTGACCCTCGGAGGAAGTGATCAATTTCATAACCTTCGTATTCTCCATAGGAGAATACACCAATTGATCCACAGCACGGACAAAAAGATGATTGATGAACTCAAGATAAGATTCCAACTTACATGGTCGATGATCGATAAGATCAACCGGTACCGTGAAAAATGTAAGCTTGAACCAATCTAA
- a CDS encoding Gfo/Idh/MocA family protein: protein MSNQTIRIGIVGGSVNNQWASRGHIPALQRLSEYKITAIGTTRMESAEKSARQLGATHAFADSNEMANHPDVDSVIVSVKVPGHYDPVMSALNAGKHVYCEWPLGLNTAQSIEMNKLAKAKKLHHAVGLQARQSPEVNFVKDLVAQGYVGQVLSCHMKVFTTAKGGTTNETYKYLLDNTNGASLLTINSGHAIDAMCYALGDFDELSATMANQYKQAKMQETGEIIDKTTDDQILINGTLKSGATASIHVQGGVSYRTGVSLEIFGNKGVLVLSKESTHAQLQFGDLKVEGAQLSIGGNSSLTELTIPNRYRWVPDTIPKGPVLNVAQAHRKFAYDIMEETFRIPNFEDGVKLHKLIDRIQKAADTGERQVL, encoded by the coding sequence ATGAGCAATCAGACAATACGTATCGGTATCGTTGGGGGATCCGTAAACAACCAATGGGCCAGTCGGGGGCATATTCCTGCTTTACAACGTCTCTCGGAATATAAAATTACTGCCATCGGAACCACCCGAATGGAAAGCGCAGAAAAAAGTGCGCGGCAACTTGGGGCTACACATGCTTTTGCAGATTCAAACGAAATGGCCAACCATCCAGATGTAGATTCAGTAATTGTAAGCGTAAAAGTCCCCGGTCATTACGATCCAGTCATGTCGGCTCTCAATGCCGGTAAGCATGTTTATTGTGAATGGCCTTTGGGGTTAAACACTGCTCAATCCATTGAGATGAATAAATTAGCTAAAGCTAAAAAACTTCACCATGCCGTTGGTTTACAAGCCCGTCAATCTCCCGAAGTCAACTTTGTGAAAGACCTGGTTGCTCAAGGATATGTGGGGCAAGTTCTGTCATGTCATATGAAAGTCTTTACCACAGCAAAGGGCGGTACAACGAATGAAACGTATAAATATTTATTAGATAATACTAATGGTGCAAGCCTATTGACAATTAATTCAGGACATGCTATCGATGCGATGTGTTATGCTCTTGGTGATTTTGATGAGTTGTCAGCTACGATGGCAAATCAATACAAACAGGCAAAAATGCAGGAAACCGGTGAGATCATTGACAAGACAACTGATGATCAAATCTTAATTAATGGCACTTTAAAGAGTGGAGCAACCGCATCTATACATGTACAGGGTGGGGTGTCCTATCGAACAGGGGTTTCGTTAGAAATATTTGGTAATAAAGGTGTTCTTGTACTGTCCAAGGAAAGTACTCATGCTCAACTTCAGTTCGGAGATTTGAAAGTAGAAGGTGCGCAGCTTTCCATCGGTGGGAATTCTTCACTTACTGAATTAACAATCCCAAATAGATACCGTTGGGTCCCGGACACAATCCCTAAAGGACCTGTTTTAAATGTTGCTCAAGCACATAGGAAATTTGCCTATGACATAATGGAGGAAACCTTTCGTATTCCTAATTTTGAGGATGGAGTCAAATTGCACAAACTGATTGATCGTATACAAAAAGCTGCTGACACCGGTGAACGTCAGGTTCTCTAA
- a CDS encoding MerR family transcriptional regulator: protein MYSIGEVSNLTGITTYTLRYYEKIGVLPNPNRQDGKRRYSDHDLRFIRFIHGLKQTGMNLEDIAAFTKDGCLLNLDDQDIDTNATIQNRINMLAQHIDQLEHQIKQLEAIKEIAQEKSDFYLAMLKEQTFKAHD from the coding sequence ATGTACTCAATCGGAGAGGTATCGAATCTAACAGGGATTACGACGTATACGCTAAGATACTACGAAAAGATTGGCGTGCTTCCTAATCCCAATCGTCAAGACGGAAAACGACGTTATAGTGACCATGATCTTAGGTTTATTCGTTTTATTCATGGATTAAAGCAGACAGGGATGAATTTGGAAGATATCGCGGCTTTTACAAAGGATGGCTGTCTTTTAAACCTTGACGATCAAGATATAGATACAAATGCTACGATACAAAATAGAATAAACATGTTAGCTCAACACATCGACCAATTAGAGCATCAAATCAAACAGTTAGAAGCGATAAAGGAGATTGCACAAGAGAAAAGTGATTTTTATTTAGCTATGTTGAAAGAGCAGACATTTAAAGCACACGATTAA
- a CDS encoding DinB family protein yields the protein MNHLTFKQFELTRSWFIESAESVPRGIASVQPEGFSNTIHWHIGHVLTASEQLMFGFHHKKFHLPAVYTKLFERGTSPADWGGDVPPVDELITQLKDQWDRIQQIPAKQLNENLEEPFIGLETFGELAGFAIVHEAIHMGKIEEMKRVIELGGARN from the coding sequence ATGAACCATTTAACGTTTAAACAATTTGAATTGACGAGAAGTTGGTTTATTGAAAGTGCAGAATCAGTTCCAAGGGGAATTGCAAGTGTACAGCCAGAAGGTTTTAGCAATACAATCCATTGGCATATCGGACATGTACTTACGGCCTCTGAGCAATTAATGTTTGGTTTTCATCACAAAAAGTTCCATCTTCCAGCAGTTTATACAAAACTATTTGAAAGAGGTACATCTCCGGCCGATTGGGGAGGGGATGTACCTCCCGTAGATGAACTTATCACACAACTGAAGGATCAGTGGGATCGTATCCAACAAATTCCTGCTAAACAGTTAAATGAAAATCTAGAAGAACCATTTATTGGACTTGAAACTTTTGGAGAATTAGCAGGTTTTGCAATCGTTCATGAGGCCATCCATATGGGAAAAATAGAAGAAATGAAACGTGTCATTGAACTTGGAGGAGCAAGGAACTAA
- a CDS encoding recombinase family protein, with protein MLFGYARVSTKDQNLHMQFDALKKYGVEEKNIFSEKITGTKKDRPAFNDMLKYLRKGDTVVVYKLDRIGRSTKHLVELINDFQEKGVNFVSINENIDTTTAMGKLVFTIFSGLAQFERDIISERTKSGLDAARVRGRKGGRPRKDQSRLELAFKMYDSKGYSIQEILDAAGVSRATFYRYLSERK; from the coding sequence ATGTTATTTGGCTATGCAAGAGTCAGTACCAAAGATCAAAATCTACATATGCAGTTTGATGCGTTAAAAAAATATGGGGTCGAAGAGAAAAATATCTTCTCAGAAAAAATCACAGGAACCAAAAAAGACCGGCCAGCATTTAACGACATGCTCAAGTATCTCCGTAAAGGAGATACCGTTGTCGTTTACAAACTCGACCGTATTGGCCGAAGTACAAAACACTTAGTGGAGTTAATCAATGACTTCCAGGAAAAAGGAGTTAATTTTGTCTCCATCAACGAAAACATCGATACCACGACAGCCATGGGAAAGCTTGTGTTCACGATATTTAGTGGACTAGCTCAGTTTGAACGGGACATTATTTCAGAAAGAACAAAATCCGGATTAGATGCGGCAAGAGTTCGAGGAAGAAAAGGCGGAAGACCAAGAAAAGACCAATCCAGGCTGGAATTGGCCTTTAAGATGTACGATAGTAAGGGATATAGCATTCAGGAGATATTGGATGCTGCTGGAGTAAGCAGAGCTACTTTTTATCGGTATTTATCTGAACGAAAGTAA
- a CDS encoding zeta toxin family protein yields MRSAKLPPMMYIFAGNNGSGKSTLRNLLIDKLGIDINIDPDSIARRLNPQAPETKQFAAGKAAVKLVYECIEEEKSFSIETTLAGKNAIHQMIKAKERGFEVLFIYEENLLCHIESMEFPRPIVLLNKGNRLDH; encoded by the coding sequence ATGAGGTCCGCCAAGCTCCCTCCCATGATGTATATCTTTGCTGGAAACAACGGGAGTGGAAAAAGCACGTTACGTAACCTGCTAATCGATAAGTTAGGTATAGACATCAATATTGATCCGGATTCCATTGCTCGCAGGTTGAATCCGCAAGCACCCGAGACCAAACAATTCGCAGCAGGAAAAGCAGCAGTAAAATTAGTCTATGAGTGTATTGAGGAAGAGAAGAGCTTTTCGATTGAAACGACACTGGCCGGGAAAAATGCTATCCACCAAATGATCAAAGCCAAAGAAAGAGGTTTTGAAGTCCTGTTTATATACGAGGAGAATCTTTTATGTCATATCGAATCTATGGAATTTCCCCGACCTATTGTGTTGTTAAACAAGGGGAATCGTCTTGATCATTAA
- a CDS encoding recombinase family protein has translation MESRQYGYIRVSSKDQSEKRQVAAMKEQGINKRDIFIDKVSGKDFQRDQYQLLKRILRQGDVLHIHSLDRFGRNKEEIVQEWNAITKELQADIVVLDMPLLDTTQYKDSMGTFIADLVLQILSWMAQEERDRIRKRQREGIDVAMQKGVAFGRPKARITDEFMEAYYEWKSGKITATRAMKQADVKKTTFYKLVKQLEEK, from the coding sequence ATGGAAAGTCGGCAGTACGGATATATACGAGTGAGCAGCAAAGACCAAAGTGAGAAACGCCAGGTAGCTGCAATGAAAGAACAAGGGATCAACAAACGTGATATCTTTATTGATAAAGTGAGTGGCAAAGATTTTCAACGGGATCAGTATCAGCTCTTAAAACGAATCCTACGCCAGGGGGATGTGCTACACATTCATTCCCTCGATCGATTCGGTCGAAATAAAGAGGAAATTGTGCAGGAGTGGAATGCCATAACAAAGGAACTTCAAGCCGACATTGTAGTGTTGGACATGCCACTACTCGATACCACCCAATACAAAGATAGCATGGGGACCTTTATAGCTGATCTCGTTTTGCAAATCCTTTCTTGGATGGCACAGGAAGAACGGGACCGGATTCGAAAACGACAGCGTGAGGGAATTGATGTGGCCATGCAAAAAGGAGTAGCTTTTGGCCGTCCTAAAGCAAGGATTACAGATGAATTCATGGAAGCTTATTATGAATGGAAGAGTGGCAAGATTACAGCGACGCGGGCCATGAAGCAAGCAGACGTTAAAAAGACCACTTTTTATAAATTGGTCAAACAACTTGAGGAAAAATAG
- a CDS encoding M23 family metallopeptidase, whose product MKKISLIFCTLIMTIFIFPIQEITAAEKSSEDIYKERMSLYKDMEAITQVPWYWLAGVDAYERGLRRARKDRDESQGVINIYFSPKEWAGPLNPDLDSEDPFANSLFEGIGLDGNENGKASLNEDADVLYTFANYLSGYGHDDDNIQIGLWEYYHRDQAINIITGHARIFRKYNRIDLDDEHAFPVPLNYNYSYRSTWGDKRGWGGRRIHEGTDIFADYRTPVRATSHGIIELKGWNKFGGWRIGIRDLSNTYNYYAHLSGFEDGVEKGDIVAPGDVIGYVGSSGYGKPGTEGKFPPHLHYGMYRDNGYSEWSFDPYSSLKSWEKQDRK is encoded by the coding sequence ATGAAAAAAATAAGTCTTATTTTTTGTACGTTAATTATGACAATTTTTATTTTTCCTATTCAAGAAATAACAGCCGCAGAAAAATCATCAGAAGACATCTATAAAGAACGTATGTCACTATATAAAGACATGGAGGCTATTACCCAAGTCCCCTGGTACTGGCTGGCCGGTGTAGATGCATATGAAAGAGGGCTACGCCGTGCTAGAAAAGACCGGGATGAGTCACAAGGCGTTATAAATATTTATTTCTCACCTAAAGAATGGGCAGGGCCTTTAAATCCCGATTTAGATTCTGAGGATCCTTTTGCCAATTCTCTATTTGAAGGAATTGGCTTGGATGGCAACGAGAATGGAAAAGCTTCTCTTAATGAAGACGCAGATGTATTATATACTTTTGCTAATTACCTTTCAGGTTATGGGCACGATGACGATAACATCCAAATCGGCCTCTGGGAATATTATCATCGAGATCAAGCCATCAATATTATTACGGGTCATGCTCGTATTTTCAGGAAATATAACAGAATTGATTTAGACGATGAACATGCGTTTCCGGTTCCTTTAAATTATAATTACAGCTATCGAAGTACTTGGGGAGATAAACGCGGTTGGGGAGGCCGCCGTATCCATGAAGGAACCGATATTTTTGCTGACTATAGAACCCCGGTTCGAGCTACCTCTCATGGAATTATTGAATTAAAAGGATGGAATAAGTTTGGTGGATGGCGGATTGGTATTAGAGACTTATCGAATACGTATAATTATTACGCTCATTTAAGTGGATTTGAAGACGGGGTGGAAAAAGGAGATATTGTAGCCCCCGGAGATGTAATTGGGTACGTAGGAAGTTCTGGTTATGGCAAACCTGGTACAGAAGGGAAATTTCCCCCTCATCTTCATTACGGAATGTATAGAGATAATGGTTACAGTGAATGGTCTTTTGATCCTTATTCATCTTTAAAATCATGGGAAAAACAAGATAGAAAATAA
- a CDS encoding L,D-transpeptidase family protein yields MKPILFIALLLLCMGSGYSEEKAEINIQIDLWNRHLQLIEDGKVVKVFPIAPGSKRTPTPVGTFEIDQKGRGWGGGFGTRWLGLNVPWGMYGIHGTNKPHLIGKDVSAGCIRMENKDIEWIYEKVSLGTTVHIVGPITGPNGEHFATLAKGSHGSLVFLVQNRLKAAGYYRKPCNGLYDKYMVAVVKEFQRSEKLPVTGYFLDRDYIKLGLLE; encoded by the coding sequence ATGAAACCTATCCTTTTTATTGCTTTACTTCTATTATGTATGGGTAGTGGATATAGTGAGGAAAAAGCAGAAATAAACATTCAAATAGATTTATGGAACCGCCACCTTCAGCTCATAGAAGATGGAAAAGTGGTCAAGGTTTTTCCAATTGCTCCAGGTTCAAAACGAACACCTACCCCAGTAGGAACGTTTGAAATCGACCAGAAAGGAAGAGGGTGGGGAGGTGGATTTGGTACCCGTTGGCTTGGATTAAATGTTCCGTGGGGGATGTATGGTATTCATGGAACAAATAAACCTCATTTAATAGGAAAAGATGTTAGTGCAGGATGCATTCGTATGGAAAATAAGGATATTGAATGGATTTATGAAAAGGTAAGCCTTGGTACTACCGTTCATATTGTTGGTCCTATTACAGGCCCAAATGGAGAACATTTTGCTACTTTAGCTAAAGGATCACATGGAAGTTTAGTTTTTCTTGTACAAAACCGGTTAAAAGCAGCTGGGTATTATAGGAAACCATGTAATGGTTTATACGATAAATATATGGTTGCTGTAGTTAAAGAATTCCAAAGGAGTGAGAAGTTGCCTGTAACTGGATACTTTTTAGATCGAGACTATATTAAGTTAGGTTTACTTGAATAG
- a CDS encoding cupin domain-containing protein: MYYVPYMYPYYVNVPIYNYGRQPVYWTTPEEIEHVNRFGDCYWQSPVMGGRIELKDYGTEPFVVNIDEVTKQNNTFRTALWTGDHLQVTVMSINVGGDIGLEVHPTVDQFLRIEEGQGVVQMGDTKDHLDFEKRVYDDYAIMVPAGTWHNITNTGNKPLKLYTIYAPPEHPFGTVHQTKADAMAAEENYE; encoded by the coding sequence ATGTACTATGTTCCTTATATGTATCCATACTATGTTAACGTACCTATTTATAACTATGGAAGACAGCCTGTGTACTGGACGACACCAGAAGAGATTGAACATGTAAACAGATTTGGTGATTGCTATTGGCAATCACCAGTCATGGGAGGAAGAATTGAATTAAAAGATTATGGAACGGAACCATTTGTGGTAAATATTGATGAGGTTACAAAGCAAAACAATACATTTCGTACCGCGTTATGGACCGGAGATCACTTACAAGTTACTGTGATGAGTATCAATGTTGGGGGAGATATCGGTTTAGAAGTCCACCCCACCGTTGATCAATTCTTGCGTATTGAAGAGGGGCAAGGAGTCGTTCAAATGGGGGATACGAAAGACCATTTAGATTTTGAAAAAAGAGTGTATGATGATTATGCCATCATGGTACCTGCAGGTACATGGCATAATATAACTAATACGGGTAATAAACCACTTAAACTTTATACTATCTATGCACCACCTGAGCATCCATTTGGTACGGTTCATCAAACGAAAGCAGACGCAATGGCAGCTGAAGAAAACTATGAATAA